From Aquila chrysaetos chrysaetos chromosome 3, bAquChr1.4, whole genome shotgun sequence, the proteins below share one genomic window:
- the RBM48 gene encoding RNA-binding protein 48 isoform X2, with translation MNILAYSFFFSPPQVYTINLESRYLLIQGVPALGVMKELVEQFALYGAIEEYHALDEYPAEQFTEVYLIKFQKLQCARVAKKKMDERSFFGSLLHVCYAPEFETVQETREKLQDRRKYIAKATNQRDFFLLKKVEGPKKTVSKNSEHDCPWSTSGSCAASNWDPSCFTSSHGVSHNTGYASGNHNQSLLTFPQYENSCAETSGYFGQNASLTLSVCPGGHTPPTSLMQRTVRIDNGVDRFMPRTTHLQERKRKREEGNKFSLIGTGVDSTEVIIGPQLPELPKVDMDDDSLNTSATLIRNKLKEVADSVSRTSVQKPESSSAKPLVKQRRRI, from the exons ATGAACATTTTagcatactctttttttttttcccccccccaggtTTATACTATCAACTTGGAATCTCGTTATTTACTAATACAAGGAGTTCCTGCGTTAGGCGTTATGAAGGAATTAGTTGAACAATTTGCGTTATATGGTGCCATTGAAGAATATCATGCTCTAGATGAATATCCAGCAGAGCAATTTACTGAAGTTTATCTGATAAAATTCCAAAAACTGCAATGTGCAAG GGTggccaagaaaaaaatggatgaacGAAGTTTCTTTGGTAGTTTGCTGCATGTGTGCTACGCTCCAGAATTTGAAACGGTCCAAGAAACTCGGGAGAAGTTGCAGGATAGAAGAAAGTATATAGCAAAAGCAACAAATCAAAGAG atttctttctgttaaagaaaGTAGAGGGACCTAAGAAGACAGTCTCAAAGAACTCTGAGCATGACTGTCCATGGAGTACATCAGGATCATGTGCAGCCAGTAACTGGGATCCATCCTGCTTTACAAGTTCTCACGGGGTATCCCACAACACAGGCTATGCATCTGGGAATCATAATCAGAGCCTGTTGACATTTCCCCAGTATGAGAACAGTTGTGCTGAAACTTCTGGGTACTTTGGTCAAAACGCATCCCTAACTCTAAGTGTATGTCCGGGAGGACATACTCCACCAACTTCCTTAATGCAAAGAACAGTTCGGATTGATAATGGAGTTGATCGGTTTATGCCTCGTACAACTCACCTGCAAGAACGtaagaggaagagggaagaaggtAACAAGTTTTCCCTCATTGGAACAGGTGTGGACAGTACTGAAGTTATTATTGGTCCACAGCTACCAGAACTACCTAAAGTGGATATGGATGATGATTCATTGAATACTTCAGCTACATTAATTCgaaataaactgaaagag GTAGCAGATTCTGTTTCAAGAACATCTGTGCAAAAGCCAGAGAGTAGCTCAGCCAAACCACTTGTAAAGCAGAGAAGAAGAATATAG
- the RBM48 gene encoding RNA-binding protein 48 isoform X3 encodes MDFQHPEKIVYTINLESRYLLIQGVPALGVMKELVEQFALYGAIEEYHALDEYPAEQFTEVYLIKFQKLQCARVAKKKMDERSFFGSLLHVCYAPEFETVQETREKLQDRRKYIAKATNQRDFFLLKKVEGPKKTVSKNSEHDCPWSTSGSCAASNWDPSCFTSSHGVSHNTGYASGNHNQSLLTFPQYENSCAETSGYFGQNASLTLSVCPGGHTPPTSLMQRTVRIDNGVDRFMPRTTHLQERKRKREEGNKFSLIGTGVDSTEVIIGPQLPELPKVDMDDDSLNTSATLIRNKLKEVADSVSRTSVQKPESSSAKPLVKQRRRI; translated from the exons ATGGATTTTCAGCATCCTGAGAAGATT gtTTATACTATCAACTTGGAATCTCGTTATTTACTAATACAAGGAGTTCCTGCGTTAGGCGTTATGAAGGAATTAGTTGAACAATTTGCGTTATATGGTGCCATTGAAGAATATCATGCTCTAGATGAATATCCAGCAGAGCAATTTACTGAAGTTTATCTGATAAAATTCCAAAAACTGCAATGTGCAAG GGTggccaagaaaaaaatggatgaacGAAGTTTCTTTGGTAGTTTGCTGCATGTGTGCTACGCTCCAGAATTTGAAACGGTCCAAGAAACTCGGGAGAAGTTGCAGGATAGAAGAAAGTATATAGCAAAAGCAACAAATCAAAGAG atttctttctgttaaagaaaGTAGAGGGACCTAAGAAGACAGTCTCAAAGAACTCTGAGCATGACTGTCCATGGAGTACATCAGGATCATGTGCAGCCAGTAACTGGGATCCATCCTGCTTTACAAGTTCTCACGGGGTATCCCACAACACAGGCTATGCATCTGGGAATCATAATCAGAGCCTGTTGACATTTCCCCAGTATGAGAACAGTTGTGCTGAAACTTCTGGGTACTTTGGTCAAAACGCATCCCTAACTCTAAGTGTATGTCCGGGAGGACATACTCCACCAACTTCCTTAATGCAAAGAACAGTTCGGATTGATAATGGAGTTGATCGGTTTATGCCTCGTACAACTCACCTGCAAGAACGtaagaggaagagggaagaaggtAACAAGTTTTCCCTCATTGGAACAGGTGTGGACAGTACTGAAGTTATTATTGGTCCACAGCTACCAGAACTACCTAAAGTGGATATGGATGATGATTCATTGAATACTTCAGCTACATTAATTCgaaataaactgaaagag GTAGCAGATTCTGTTTCAAGAACATCTGTGCAAAAGCCAGAGAGTAGCTCAGCCAAACCACTTGTAAAGCAGAGAAGAAGAATATAG
- the RBM48 gene encoding RNA-binding protein 48 isoform X1: MAASSSSSSSSSSSGLGDACKHHAQLGVCESRAKYREGRRPRAVKVYTINLESRYLLIQGVPALGVMKELVEQFALYGAIEEYHALDEYPAEQFTEVYLIKFQKLQCARVAKKKMDERSFFGSLLHVCYAPEFETVQETREKLQDRRKYIAKATNQRDFFLLKKVEGPKKTVSKNSEHDCPWSTSGSCAASNWDPSCFTSSHGVSHNTGYASGNHNQSLLTFPQYENSCAETSGYFGQNASLTLSVCPGGHTPPTSLMQRTVRIDNGVDRFMPRTTHLQERKRKREEGNKFSLIGTGVDSTEVIIGPQLPELPKVDMDDDSLNTSATLIRNKLKEVWILKVLIFSF, from the exons ATGgcggccagcagcagcagcagcagcagcagcagcagcagcgggctGGGCGATGCCTGCAAGCACCACGCGCAGCTGGGGGTCTGCGAGTCGCGCGCCAAGTACCGGGAGGGGCGGAGGCCGCGCGCCGTGAAG gtTTATACTATCAACTTGGAATCTCGTTATTTACTAATACAAGGAGTTCCTGCGTTAGGCGTTATGAAGGAATTAGTTGAACAATTTGCGTTATATGGTGCCATTGAAGAATATCATGCTCTAGATGAATATCCAGCAGAGCAATTTACTGAAGTTTATCTGATAAAATTCCAAAAACTGCAATGTGCAAG GGTggccaagaaaaaaatggatgaacGAAGTTTCTTTGGTAGTTTGCTGCATGTGTGCTACGCTCCAGAATTTGAAACGGTCCAAGAAACTCGGGAGAAGTTGCAGGATAGAAGAAAGTATATAGCAAAAGCAACAAATCAAAGAG atttctttctgttaaagaaaGTAGAGGGACCTAAGAAGACAGTCTCAAAGAACTCTGAGCATGACTGTCCATGGAGTACATCAGGATCATGTGCAGCCAGTAACTGGGATCCATCCTGCTTTACAAGTTCTCACGGGGTATCCCACAACACAGGCTATGCATCTGGGAATCATAATCAGAGCCTGTTGACATTTCCCCAGTATGAGAACAGTTGTGCTGAAACTTCTGGGTACTTTGGTCAAAACGCATCCCTAACTCTAAGTGTATGTCCGGGAGGACATACTCCACCAACTTCCTTAATGCAAAGAACAGTTCGGATTGATAATGGAGTTGATCGGTTTATGCCTCGTACAACTCACCTGCAAGAACGtaagaggaagagggaagaaggtAACAAGTTTTCCCTCATTGGAACAGGTGTGGACAGTACTGAAGTTATTATTGGTCCACAGCTACCAGAACTACCTAAAGTGGATATGGATGATGATTCATTGAATACTTCAGCTACATTAATTCgaaataaactgaaagaggtATGGATTCTGAAAGttctgatattttcattttaa